The DNA window CCCTCATAAAAACGAGTTATATATGGCTTTTTCAGACAGACTGAGCTTCGCGCGTAAACAGAAAAAAATAAGACAAGCTGACTTAGGAAAGTTGGTTGGAACGTCTGGAGATATTATCGGGAAGTATGAAAGAGGAGAAAACACGCCCTCGATTGAAGTTGCTGCAAAGATTGCCGAAGCTCTCGGAGTTACGCTTGATTACTTGGTTAAGGACGGAGAGTATGAGCAAGTAGATAAAGACACCCTCAAAAGACTAAAGGAGATTCAAACGCTTTCCCCTGAAAATAAAAATCATGTATTCGCCCTCTTGAACGCTTTCATTAAGCAAACCAAACTACAGGGTATTATGTAACAAAAAAGCCACTCAATGAGTGGCTTTGGATTCCTTACCTAATTGAATTAATGAGTCTAAAGGTTGTATCTTTTTAGGGTAATAAAGATTAAAAGTTGACGCATCATAATATTGACCAACAAAGCTTTGATAGTAAATGTACGTTTCACTTTCATAGTCATATGAGGTTTGAAAAACAACCGAGTCTTCACGTTTATTAAACGTATCCGTAACTTCCACTTGGTTCTCTATACCTTTATTATTTGGAACAGAATCACCCACTAAAGGTTGTTCCCTCGCATCGCCTTTTTTTGTAGTGGATTTTCTTTGAGCATTATCATCACATGAAAAAGTCAGGCCCATTAAAAGCAGTGCCACTACAAAAATTTTAGTTCCCGCCTTCAATGCCATTCAATGCAATTTCTATTTCTTTCGATTTGTTCGATAATCAAGTTACTATACTGTGAAGCTTGCTCAGGGTTGTTTGTTTTAAAGTCTTCCCATGCTTGAGTTCGCCTTAAGCCATACCATGACATAGCTTGATACCAAACATCAGTATGATAATCAGGGACAGTGCCTCCGCTTTGAATAATTTGATTATCAAACTCCATCATTGCATCCACTAGCATGGTCCTATTATACGATCCCATTTGACTATGGTGTCCTTCTCCTCCCGATCTATCTAGAATAAAATCTTTATGCCCGGGGTAACCCGTAAAAGTTCCGTTGGTCTGTTTATATCTTTCAAACATTCTGGCATGGTCACCTTCATGCACCAATGCCATTAACAAAAAAGTCTGATCTATACCAATATCACCTGAAGAGTTTAAGATATCTGAATTTATTACAATTCTATGCATCCCGTACTGTGATACAGGATTACTTGAAGACAAATGCGATTCAGTTCTTGCCACATTTGTAAAGCCCGAAGGTGAACCACTACTATTTTTTAATTGCCCTAAATGAACGTAAACGTTATTCTGATTCGCATAAAAGCTTTTCATAACATTTTTCCAAACACTGTTTGAACTTGCTAACTGGGAAAAAGAATTCACTGAAGAATTTGCTTTTAATTTATTAGTAGGAACTACTTCTCTCCCGTCAGGGTCGACATAAAATATGGGATTATTCATGAAAGCAACATAAGGACTCCATGAAGGGAACTTAGCTGCTAACGGGCCCACAAGCCAAGACCAAAGATTAAACCTATGATCGAAGTAGCCGATCGACTCATGAATCACTCATTGTACGCAGGTATTGAAACAACTGCGAAAAGGGAATCTCGAAATAGAAGTAATCCATCAGCTCCGCCTTACCATATATGCGCTCACCGCGAATCTGCTGAACATTGCGAACTCCGTCGATATCCTTGAAAACGCGATGCATCGCGTACAACTGAAAACGAGCGACATTTTGTTCGCCGAAAAGTGAAACGTGGAATTGAAGTTCCCATGGGTAGTTTTCGTGAGGAACGGCTTTTTTAAGGATTTCTTGAACCCATTGGTCGCGTTTTTTCAGCTTCACGTTTTGTACGAATCCGTGATCGACCAAATGAAGTGAATAAACGAAGGTGCCAATACTGTCTTGAGCGTGGATCTTGTCGACTTCGCGCTCTTCCATGACGAAATAGTTGAGCTTTGGTTTAACTTCCCACCCGCGCTGCCTTTGAGGGTAAGCATAAGAATCGTCTTCGGTGGCTTTAACAACGACCAAGTACGGCTTGGTCCCATAGTAAATGCGGAAGATCTCGATAAACGAAATGTTGTCCTCGCCCAGAGCATGCGTGAGGTCTTCCTTCTTCTTCCCCCATTCGAAGCTCGTGGCACGCAGCGGAAGCGCTCCTGCCATACTATACCACCGAGGGTCCTCACCGTAGGTCCAGCCCGTGATATCCTCACCCTCGATACGCGAAAGTACCGTGTCTTCGGCCAC is part of the Flavobacteriales bacterium genome and encodes:
- a CDS encoding helix-turn-helix transcriptional regulator, whose product is MAFSDRLSFARKQKKIRQADLGKLVGTSGDIIGKYERGENTPSIEVAAKIAEALGVTLDYLVKDGEYEQVDKDTLKRLKEIQTLSPENKNHVFALLNAFIKQTKLQGIM